The sequence below is a genomic window from bacterium.
GCTCCGAGGCGGCGAAGAAGGCCCGCGCCGCCCGCCTCGCGAAGCAGCCCGCCCGCTGAAGCCGAACCCGGCCGCGGACGCGCCTCGCGCGCCCGCGCCGCGGGGCGGGCGAAGCGCGCGACGGCGAGCGCCGCGCGCCGCTACACGGCTTCGGGCAGCGTCTGCAGCAGGAACGACGAGAGCCGGCGGCGGTCGCCGTCGCCGAAGCGCTCGAACTCCAGCCCTACGCCGTGCGGCTCGCGGCCCGTGGTCGCCGCCGCGCCGACCCGCCGCACGACGCGCGCCACGACCCGCAGCGGCGCCTGCGAGCCGGGCAGCCGCAGGCGCAGGCCGATCCGCGAGCCGACCGACACGGCGGAGGTGGTCTCGACGAAGAGGCCGGAACTGGAGATGTTGCGGGCCATGCCGAGCAGCGTCCCCGCGGGGCCGTCGAAGAAGACCGGGGCCTTCAGCGGCGCCCGCGGCCGCCGCACGTAGCACCACGCGCGGTCGTGCCCGAGGCGATGCAGTTCGCCGAGCGCGCCGCGCGCCCGCCGCAGCAGTTCCGGCGCGTTCTCGGCGTCGGCCGGCACGCAGGCCGCGCCGACGTTCACCGTGACCTCGACGTCGGTGATCCCCGGCGCGTCCTGGAAGCCGAACGACTCGACGGCGGTGCGGATCCGCCCGCCGACCTGCCGCGAGTCGCCCCGCCCGGCGCCCATCAGCAGCACGCCGAATTCGTCGTCGCCGAGCCGCGCCACGGCGTCGGTCTGGCGCACCGTCGCCGAAAGCACGCCGGCGACGTTGCGCAGCGCCTCGTCGCCGACCTCGCGTCCGTACTGTTCGTTGATCGAAGCGAGCTGGTCGACGTCCACGACCAGCACGGAGAGCGACCGCCCCTCGCGCGACGAGAGCTCGAGGCCGCGGTCGATCCGCGCGAGGAACGACGCCTCGCGCGGCAGGCGGGTCAGCGGATCGCGGTCGTCCGCCGGGTCGCCGGTGAGCGGCGGCAGGAAGCGCGCGCGGATCCGCTGCACTTCGACCTGCGCCCCGCCCCCTTGCGGCGAGAGGAGCGCGTCCACGAGCAGCTGCGCGCCGTCGCGGCGCGAGAGGACGAGGTTCGTCGGCGTCGGGGCGAGGACGCGCGGCAGCCGCCCGAAGTAGAGCGGGAACGAGGCGCCGCCGCCGAAGGCGTCGAGGTCCTTGCCGCGCCCGACGACGTCCGCGGCGACCCATCCGGTGAGCCGCTCCATGCGGCCGTCGAAGGCGCGCAGGATTCCCGCCTCGTCCACGGCGAACAGCCCCCCCGTCGCGCGGACCGCGGAGTCCGACGCGCGCCCCCCCGGCGCCGCGGAAACCGGGATCGGTCCGGTCGTCCGCCGTTCCACGTCGCCGAACGCGGGCCGCGGGATCGGCCCCGTCACGAACGACGCGTTGCGACCATCGGAACCCTCGCCCTGCATGGTTGTGAACTCCCTCGGCCGGCGACGTCGCCTGCGCCTTGCCCCCGATTCTCTGTAACGAAAGTCCACGCGCCGGCGAACGGAAATCTACGGGCGCCGGGACCGCGCGTCAGCGACCTTCGGCGTCGCCGGCGACCCGCGCCCGCAACGCCGCGATCTCCTCCGCCGACGAGGCGCGCCAGACGCCGCTCTCGCGCCGCTGCGCGATCGTCTGCGCGGGGTAGCGGACCGAGGTGATCAGCTTGCCGGCGAGGCTGAAGACGTGCGTGCGCCCCCGTTCGCCGAGCACCACATAGGTGTTGCGTCGTTCGTCGTGCAGCACCGCCTCGTTCGGCGCGCGCGAAAGATCGAGCGCCGCCATGCGCGTCGGCCGCTCCCCCTGCGCGTGCCGCTCCTCGGCGTGCTTCGTGCGCCGGCCGCGCGCCCGCTCCTCGCGCTCGATCCGGCGCGCCACCCCGACCAGCGTCCCCTCGATCCGGCTCTCGAACGCCGGACCGGCGAGGCGGCCGCGCTCGATTTCGCGCAGCGTCGCCTGCCCCCAACGTGCCGCCGCCGCCCAGGGGATGCCGCCCATGCGGTCGTGGAGCCACTCGATCGGCTCGCCGGCCGGACCGGCGGCGACGATGTTCAGACCGAGCCTCTCCCGCCCGCCGGCGCGCGCGGCGACGATCAGCAGCGAGACGGCGAGCGCCTCGCGCCCCTCGGCGACGGCGGGGGAGCGGAACCAGCCGGCGACGACCTCGCCGAGCACCCGGAACTCGCGGCGCGCGTCGCGGAAGGAGGGAAGCAGCTCGCGCTCCAGCTCGCGCCCGCGCAGCGCGGCGGCGACGATCGCGGGCGGCTCGGCGTAGAGCTGGTCGAGCCGCGGCTCGCGCCGGTCGAGCAGCAACTGGGCGAAGTCCGCGAACCGCGGCGCGCCGGTCGGGCCGAACCCCTGGAAGACGTGCCGCGAGGACGGGGGCGCGGCGTGCGCGCAGTCGCTCCCGCCGCAGCGGAGGCAGAAGACCCGCCCCGGCCGGAACGTCTCCGCCGCCGCGAGCAGGTCGTCCACCGCGCGGTCGAGGTCGGCGTCGCAGTCGCGGGTCGCCGCGGCGAGAAGGTCCTGGTCGCCGGAGATCGGCAGGCGCAGGTCGAGCGCGAGGATCGGGTCCCCGCCGGGGGCGAGGTGCCCGTGGGGATGGCGGTCGATCCGCCGGCGCGCCTCTTCCGCCAAAAGGCGCATCGCCTCGGCGATCCTTGGCTCCATGATTCCATTGTACGAGCCCCCGCGTCCCGGTTTGCCGGGCCGCGCCCCGCGGGGGATCATCCCGCCGACGGAGGCACACATGTCCGAGAAACTGGCGATCGACGGCGGCGTTCCGGTCCGGACCCGCCCTTGGCCCAAGTGGCCCGTTCACGGCGAAAAGCACGAGCAGGCGCTGCTCGACGTCCTGCATTCCGGCGCGTGGGGCATCGGCGGCAAGCGCGTCGCGGAGTTCGAGCAGGCCTACGCCGACCTGCACAAGGCGAAGCACGGCGTGGCCTGCACCAACGGCACGGTGGCGCTGGAGATCGCGCTCTTCGCCGCGGGGGTCAAGCCGGGCGACGAAGTGATCACGTCGCCCTACACGTTCATGGCCAGCGCGCAGGCCGCGGTCGCGGTCGGCGCCGTGCCGGTCTTCGTGGACGTCGAGGAAGGGACGCACAACCTCGACCCGAAGCTGGTCGAGGCGGCGATCACCGACCGCACGGCGGCGATCATGCCGGTGCACATCGGCGGCCGTCCGGCCGACATGGACGCGCTGCTCGAGATCGGGCGGCGGCGCAAGATCGCGATCGTCGAGGACGCGGCGCAGGCCTGGATGGCCGCGTGGCGCGGCACGCCGGTCGGCGCGATCGGCGACTGCGGCGGCTTCAGCTTCCAGTCGAGCAAGAACATCACGGCCGGCGAGGGCGGGATCGTCCTCGCGAACGACGACGCGGTCTACCAGCGCGCCTGGTCGTACCACAACTGCGGCCGCGTGCTCGGCGGCGAGTGGTACCAGCACGACATCTCCGGCTACAACTTCCGGCTGACCGAGTTCCAGGCGGCGCTGCTCCTCGCGGGGCTCGAGGCGCTGCCGGCGCAGCAGGCGAAGCGGAACGCGGCGATGGCCGAGCTCGACCGGCTGCTCGCGGACGTGCCGGAGATCTCCACTCCGACGCCCGATCCGCGGATCACGGCCCACGCCGCGCACATCTACATGTTCCGCTTCGACCCCAAGAAGGTGAAGATCGCCAAGATGGACTTCGTGAAGGCGATGTACGCCGAGGGCGTTCCGGCGGGGCCGGGCTACACCCTGCCGGTCTACAAGCAGAACTTCTGGAAGTGGCTCGAGGACCGTCCGACCGCGACCGGAAGGCCGTGGCGCGAGTACGTCCGCGTGCCGTACGAGTCGTACAACCTGCCGGTCTGCGAGCGGCTCTGCGACGACACCGTCTGGATCAAGCAGGACGTGCTGCTCGGCGGCCCGGAAGAGATGGCCGACGTGGCCAAGGCGATCCGCAAGATCGTCGAGGCGCGGCGCGCCTGAGCCGCTCCCGAGGCGGCGCGATCGACGAGGGCCGGCGGCGACGCCGGCCCTTCGTCTTGCATCCCCGCGTAGAATCACCGCGATGAGCGAGATCATCCCCGGCATCGAGGCCGTCCCGCCGCCGACGCCGCGCGAGAGCGCGGTCGTCGCCGTGCTGCGGCGCGGCCCCGAAGGGTGGGAGGTGCTGCTCGGGCTGCGCTCGGGAAAGAGCAGCTTCTTCCCGCGCAACTGGGCCCTTCCCGGCGGCTCGCTCGAGGCCGAGGACGATCCGGACGCGCCGGGCGCGCACGCCCGCTGCGCGGCGCGCGAGCTGTTCGAGGAGACGGGGATCGCGATCGGCGCCGAGAAGCTGGTCTCCGTCGGCGTGAAGACGACCCC
It includes:
- a CDS encoding diguanylate cyclase — its product is MTGPIPRPAFGDVERRTTGPIPVSAAPGGRASDSAVRATGGLFAVDEAGILRAFDGRMERLTGWVAADVVGRGKDLDAFGGGASFPLYFGRLPRVLAPTPTNLVLSRRDGAQLLVDALLSPQGGGAQVEVQRIRARFLPPLTGDPADDRDPLTRLPREASFLARIDRGLELSSREGRSLSVLVVDVDQLASINEQYGREVGDEALRNVAGVLSATVRQTDAVARLGDDEFGVLLMGAGRGDSRQVGGRIRTAVESFGFQDAPGITDVEVTVNVGAACVPADAENAPELLRRARGALGELHRLGHDRAWCYVRRPRAPLKAPVFFDGPAGTLLGMARNISSSGLFVETTSAVSVGSRIGLRLRLPGSQAPLRVVARVVRRVGAAATTGREPHGVGLEFERFGDGDRRRLSSFLLQTLPEAV
- a CDS encoding DegT/DnrJ/EryC1/StrS family aminotransferase; the protein is MSEKLAIDGGVPVRTRPWPKWPVHGEKHEQALLDVLHSGAWGIGGKRVAEFEQAYADLHKAKHGVACTNGTVALEIALFAAGVKPGDEVITSPYTFMASAQAAVAVGAVPVFVDVEEGTHNLDPKLVEAAITDRTAAIMPVHIGGRPADMDALLEIGRRRKIAIVEDAAQAWMAAWRGTPVGAIGDCGGFSFQSSKNITAGEGGIVLANDDAVYQRAWSYHNCGRVLGGEWYQHDISGYNFRLTEFQAALLLAGLEALPAQQAKRNAAMAELDRLLADVPEISTPTPDPRITAHAAHIYMFRFDPKKVKIAKMDFVKAMYAEGVPAGPGYTLPVYKQNFWKWLEDRPTATGRPWREYVRVPYESYNLPVCERLCDDTVWIKQDVLLGGPEEMADVAKAIRKIVEARRA